A window of Cohnella herbarum contains these coding sequences:
- a CDS encoding glycoside hydrolase family 15 protein, with protein sequence MARHLVIGNGKMLVNLDRNCYIRDVYFPFVGQLNHVGGHACRFGVWSNGDFSWLDDPEWVIELGYIEDSLVTNVTARNDRLGLELQLNDGIHQRECIYLKRVVVRNLSDNEKDVRVFFHHDLMIDGNEVGDTAAFYPANRTLFHYKRSSYFMFNGRSEKGGIYQFSTGIKRFQSAEGTWRDAEDGELMGNSISQGSVDSTISFRTIVPPGNERTIYYWMSVGTDMEEVKRLDQYVQESHPEKLLSRIVIYWNHWLSRVGERFGDLPAHVSRQFKHSLLIVRTQIDERGAILAANDTDILQYNRDHYSYMWPRDGALIADAMSLAGYHGTIASFFHFCGRNLSPEGYLHHKYNPDGTVGSSWHPYVVQGVPRLPIQEDETALVLYALWKDYARHGEIELPQALYSTLIRKASAFLCEYMEPDLGLPKPSYDLWEERYGIWTYTVASVYGGLMAAAYFADLFGDYDRSDQYRVVAEQIKQGIVTHLWDEEAGRYARGIVYQDGRWVKDMTVESSLFGLFEFGVFPAEDDKVSRTMHAISEKLRIHTDVGGIARYTNDYYFRQSDDIDKVPGNPWIICTLWVAGFQIETAKSLDDLAEPRRTLEKVTTFALPGGNLPEQVHPETGSPLSVAPLTWSHATYVSTVCKYVRKRAQLETSDGKG encoded by the coding sequence ATGGCTCGTCATCTGGTCATTGGAAATGGAAAAATGCTAGTCAATTTGGACAGAAACTGTTACATTCGCGACGTTTATTTTCCGTTCGTAGGACAGTTGAATCATGTAGGAGGTCATGCGTGCCGCTTCGGCGTATGGAGCAACGGCGATTTCTCGTGGCTGGATGATCCGGAATGGGTCATCGAGCTCGGTTATATCGAGGATTCGTTAGTGACTAACGTGACCGCGCGCAACGATCGTCTCGGACTGGAGCTACAGCTCAACGACGGCATCCATCAACGGGAATGCATCTACTTGAAACGCGTCGTGGTGAGGAATTTAAGCGATAACGAGAAGGATGTCCGGGTGTTTTTCCACCATGATCTCATGATCGACGGCAACGAAGTCGGCGATACGGCCGCCTTCTACCCGGCCAATCGGACGCTGTTTCACTATAAGCGATCTTCGTACTTTATGTTTAACGGGAGATCGGAGAAGGGCGGCATCTATCAGTTCTCGACCGGCATCAAACGGTTCCAGTCGGCAGAAGGGACTTGGAGGGATGCCGAGGACGGCGAGTTGATGGGCAATTCGATCTCTCAAGGCTCGGTCGACAGTACGATCAGCTTCCGTACGATCGTTCCGCCCGGCAACGAAAGAACGATCTATTACTGGATGTCCGTCGGAACGGATATGGAAGAAGTGAAGCGTCTAGACCAGTATGTACAAGAGAGCCATCCCGAGAAGCTGCTGAGCCGCATCGTCATTTACTGGAATCACTGGCTGTCGCGCGTAGGCGAGCGTTTCGGCGATCTGCCCGCCCACGTTAGCCGTCAGTTTAAGCATAGTTTGTTGATCGTGAGAACTCAGATCGACGAACGGGGAGCCATTCTAGCCGCGAACGACACCGATATTTTGCAATATAACCGGGACCACTACAGCTACATGTGGCCCCGCGACGGGGCTTTGATCGCGGATGCGATGTCGCTTGCCGGCTACCACGGAACGATCGCTTCTTTCTTTCACTTCTGCGGACGAAATCTGTCTCCGGAAGGGTACTTGCATCACAAGTACAATCCGGACGGCACGGTAGGCTCAAGCTGGCATCCTTATGTCGTGCAAGGGGTGCCTCGGCTGCCGATTCAAGAGGACGAAACGGCGCTTGTGCTGTACGCGCTCTGGAAAGATTATGCCCGTCACGGCGAGATCGAGCTGCCGCAAGCACTGTACAGCACGTTGATTCGCAAAGCTTCGGCGTTCTTGTGCGAGTATATGGAACCGGACTTGGGCTTGCCGAAACCGAGTTACGATCTGTGGGAAGAACGCTATGGCATATGGACGTATACGGTTGCTTCCGTATACGGGGGGTTGATGGCTGCTGCTTACTTCGCCGATTTATTCGGCGATTACGACCGCAGCGATCAATACCGGGTCGTAGCCGAGCAAATCAAGCAAGGCATCGTGACGCACTTGTGGGACGAAGAGGCGGGGCGTTACGCTCGCGGAATCGTCTATCAGGACGGTCGTTGGGTGAAGGATATGACCGTGGAGAGCAGCTTGTTCGGATTGTTCGAGTTCGGGGTTTTCCCGGCGGAAGACGATAAGGTGTCTCGAACGATGCATGCGATTTCCGAGAAGCTGCGCATCCATACCGACGTTGGAGGCATCGCGAGGTATACGAACGATTACTATTTCCGGCAATCCGATGATATCGACAAGGTGCCGGGAAATCCGTGGATTATTTGTACGTTGTGGGTAGCGGGCTTCCAGATCGAAACGGCCAAATCGCTCGATGATCTGGCCGAGCCGCGGAGGACGCTCGAGAAAGTGACGACGTTCGCGTTGCCAGGCGGGAATTTGCCCGAGCAGGTCCATCCGGAGACAGGTTCTCCGTTGTCGGTAGCGCCGCTCACTTGGTCTCACGCGACTTACGTTTCTACCGTATGCAAATACGTGCGTAAACGAGCGCAGTTGGAAACAAGCGACGGCAAGGGATAA
- a CDS encoding DUF1361 domain-containing protein — translation MRKSNVPKFASPIFDPMFFVLIGTSLLCALLIYVREVQEVDYFQYRFLLWNLFLAWLPLIFSILALLLTRVAKGWDLAIGLTILGVAWLLLYPNAPYLTTDFIHLVSNPNYDKHLAETLRFWFDLVLFFLFSWCGLLLGYISMRHFHSIVSHYVHSWIGWIFVVVVSFLGGFGVYLGRVTRLNSWDVLFNPFRLIEGVLEGINKDAAIFTILFGMLILIVYVTLFTLGSNRLQNAQAAESGHS, via the coding sequence TTGAGAAAATCGAATGTTCCCAAGTTCGCCTCGCCGATCTTCGATCCGATGTTTTTCGTGCTCATCGGAACATCGCTCTTATGCGCTTTGCTGATTTACGTACGGGAAGTTCAAGAGGTCGATTATTTCCAGTACCGCTTCTTGCTGTGGAATCTGTTCCTCGCATGGTTGCCTCTGATTTTCTCGATTTTGGCGCTGCTGCTTACCCGAGTCGCCAAAGGATGGGATTTGGCCATCGGCCTGACGATTCTCGGCGTGGCATGGCTTCTTCTGTATCCTAACGCGCCTTACTTGACGACGGATTTTATTCACTTGGTGTCCAACCCGAATTACGATAAACATTTAGCGGAAACTTTGCGTTTCTGGTTTGATCTCGTGCTGTTTTTTCTGTTCTCGTGGTGCGGTCTGTTGCTTGGTTACATCTCAATGCGGCATTTCCATTCCATCGTCAGCCATTACGTTCATTCTTGGATCGGATGGATATTCGTGGTGGTCGTGTCGTTTCTGGGCGGATTCGGAGTCTATTTAGGGCGAGTGACCCGATTGAATAGCTGGGACGTGTTGTTTAATCCCTTTCGATTAATCGAAGGGGTTCTGGAAGGGATTAACAAAGACGCGGCGATATTCACGATCTTGTTCGGAATGCTCATTCTTATCGTATACGTGACTTTATTTACGTTAGGAAGTAATCGGCTGCAGAATGCGCAAGCGGCAGAGTCTGGACATTCATAA
- a CDS encoding AraC family transcriptional regulator, with the protein MHRRAVFPTPSETMPLQMETIGFNHDQEPIHRPEGYPFFHWLQTLEGEGELIVQGKAFKLPERSGVLLHPHAQHRYFAKSATWKTYYVTFTGSLATNLAIDLHGTFTDKIQWDRNDDEITSHIEHMLQLAESGTDASGWKSSAELYRFLTLLKTNGTKNNLPSLTRRLERVQQLLDWLEIEYANPELGLAMMAEQLDVGERQMNERFRELFGQTAYAYLIQLRLRKAKEWLPSRPEWTVRQIGEAVGFRDASHFVATFRQKEGMTPEKYRRLHGFSPL; encoded by the coding sequence ATGCACCGAAGAGCCGTATTCCCGACCCCGTCCGAAACGATGCCCCTGCAGATGGAAACGATCGGGTTTAACCACGATCAAGAGCCTATCCACCGTCCCGAAGGTTATCCGTTCTTCCATTGGCTGCAGACGCTTGAAGGCGAAGGAGAGCTCATCGTCCAAGGAAAAGCGTTTAAGCTGCCCGAACGTTCCGGCGTATTGCTCCACCCGCATGCCCAGCATCGCTATTTCGCCAAAAGCGCGACGTGGAAAACGTATTACGTGACCTTCACCGGTTCGCTGGCCACGAATCTTGCGATCGACCTTCACGGGACTTTCACCGACAAAATCCAATGGGATCGCAACGACGATGAAATCACGTCGCATATCGAGCATATGCTTCAACTCGCGGAGTCGGGAACCGATGCGTCCGGGTGGAAAAGCTCCGCCGAATTGTACCGATTCCTGACCTTACTCAAGACGAACGGAACGAAAAACAACCTTCCCTCCCTAACCCGCCGCCTGGAGCGAGTTCAACAGTTGCTAGATTGGCTGGAAATAGAATATGCCAACCCCGAGTTGGGATTGGCAATGATGGCGGAACAGTTGGATGTCGGCGAGAGGCAGATGAACGAGCGATTCCGGGAATTGTTCGGCCAAACCGCTTATGCGTATTTGATTCAACTCCGGCTTCGCAAAGCTAAAGAATGGCTGCCCTCCCGTCCGGAGTGGACGGTCCGCCAGATCGGCGAAGCGGTCGGCTTTCGCGATGCAAGCCATTTCGTCGCCACTTTCCGGCAAAAGGAAGGGATGACTCCGGAGAAATACCGGAGGCTCCACGGCTTTTCGCCGTTATGA
- a CDS encoding aldo/keto reductase, whose amino-acid sequence MKYRPLGKTGINVSEISFGTWAIGGSWGQTNEKESLRALDKAMDEGVNFFDTADVYGDGRSERLLSQATKGKEDRIHIATKFCRAGDIGDPATYSEVQVREWCEASLKRLKRETIDLYQIHCPPLAILQEGSVFGVLDKLQEEGKIRAYGVSVESVEEGLFCLKKPGVQALQIIFNLLRQKPIAELLPKAREREAGLLVRLPLASGLLTGKFTGESAFEADDHRNFNRDGQHFNVGETFGGLPFAKGVELSRELAWIAEGRESMTRASLRWILDRPEITCVIPGFKNVRQVEDNLAAQAVASFSNVEQEKLKAFYDERVHSHIRGSY is encoded by the coding sequence ATGAAATATCGTCCGCTAGGGAAAACGGGAATTAACGTCAGCGAAATCAGCTTTGGAACTTGGGCCATCGGCGGTTCGTGGGGTCAGACGAATGAGAAGGAGTCCTTGAGAGCGCTGGACAAAGCGATGGACGAGGGAGTCAATTTCTTCGATACCGCTGACGTTTACGGCGATGGGAGAAGCGAACGATTGCTCTCGCAGGCAACTAAAGGCAAGGAAGATCGGATTCACATCGCCACGAAGTTTTGTCGGGCGGGAGATATCGGCGATCCTGCAACCTACTCGGAAGTCCAAGTACGAGAATGGTGCGAGGCTAGCTTGAAACGATTGAAACGGGAGACGATCGATCTCTATCAGATCCATTGCCCGCCGCTTGCCATTTTGCAAGAAGGATCCGTATTCGGAGTATTGGACAAGCTCCAGGAGGAAGGGAAGATCCGTGCTTACGGCGTAAGCGTGGAAAGCGTGGAGGAGGGTTTGTTTTGTCTGAAGAAGCCCGGCGTTCAAGCCTTGCAAATTATCTTTAATCTGCTTCGTCAGAAGCCGATCGCCGAGTTGCTGCCGAAGGCAAGAGAACGCGAAGCCGGGCTACTGGTTCGACTGCCTCTCGCCAGCGGCTTACTCACCGGGAAATTCACGGGCGAGTCCGCTTTCGAGGCCGACGATCATCGCAACTTCAATCGGGACGGACAACATTTTAACGTGGGAGAGACGTTCGGCGGATTGCCGTTCGCCAAAGGCGTAGAGTTGTCTCGGGAACTGGCATGGATCGCCGAAGGCCGCGAAAGCATGACGCGCGCCTCGTTGCGCTGGATTCTGGATCGTCCGGAAATCACTTGCGTCATTCCCGGCTTCAAGAACGTAAGGCAAGTCGAAGATAATCTTGCCGCGCAAGCCGTAGCTTCTTTTTCGAATGTTGAACAAGAGAAATTAAAAGCGTTTTACGACGAGAGAGTTCATTCCCATATTCGCGGTTCCTATTGA